The DNA sequence TTGAGGCTGAAACTTTTCAGTTTCTGGGTAATGCTTCCTCCTTGAAATTTTCCTCGTTCATTCGCAGGTTCTTCCATTTCGGAGCTCTTAGATCTCGGttatgttgttgttgctgcttttTCTGCAACTCAAGGTTGTGGTTTGATGGAGAAgtgatttatatttttatgttttattcttttTGGATCTCGAGTTTAAGCTCCGACACGGAGGTTAGGATTTGTGTTAGGAGGTGAGAATTAGGGATTTTTAATGCATATCGGGAATTGAAATCAAGGAGCTAGGGTTTTGGGAGATGGCTTCTTATCCTCCATTCCATTTGGAGGATCAAACGGATGAGGATTTCTTCGATAAGCTGGTTGAGGACGATGATGTCGACGAGGCACCTGTTGAGCCTTCCGCCGGTGATGTACGCAACGATTCTGATGATTCCGTGAAGGCGTTTGCAAATCTGGCAATTGACGATGCCCGTGCCGATGCTGCATTTGAGAATTCAGGTGTCTGCAAGAGTGGGATTGAGCTGAAAAGAAAAGACGATGGCAATAAATCCGATGTGGAAACTGTTAAAGGAAATTATCAGAAGGAAGGTGATGTTGTCAAGAGTGGGATTGAGCTGAAAACAGCACATGATGCCAATAAATCCAATGCGGGAACTGTTAAAGGAAATTATCAAAAGGGTGGTGGTGTCGGCAAGGATGAGATTGAGCTTAAAAGGGAATGTGATGCTGATAAATCTAATGTGGAAACTGTTAAAGGAAATTATCAAAAGGTAGGTTCTTTGGTGCCTTCAAGCGAAGTAACTGCAGATCCAGGAAATCATGAAATGGGATGGGGAGTTACAAAGGATTTGAGTGTGGGCAAAGGCAACGGAGCCACCAGTCTGGGAATTAAGGAAGTAGATTGGAATGCTTTTTATACCAATTCTGGCGGGGGAGAGGGTTATTCTGAATTTTTCAGTGATTTTGGGAATCAATCTGGTGGGGATTTTGCTGGGAAAGCATATGGTGATTCTAACGATGAGGTGAAACAAGATAATGGGATTCAGTGTGATGGGCAATATCAAGAGGGTCAAGGATACGATGCATCTCTTGAAAATAGCACAAGTGGGCAAGATGTGCAGGATTGGGAAAATCTTTATCCTGGATGGAAGTATGATTACAATACTGGGCAATGGTATCAAGTTGATGATGTGACGGCTGTGACTCAAGGAAGCTCTGATGCCAATTCAGCAGTGGCAGCAGGTTGGGCCGCTGCTTCCGATGCTACAGCAGAGGTCTCCTATATGCAGCAAACTTCTCAGTCAGTTTCAGGAACATTGGCTGAAACTGGAACTGAAAGTGTATCTAGCTGGAATCAGGTTTTGCAAGGGAACAGTGGGTACCCAGAACATATGTATCTCGATCCTCAATATCCGGGTTGGTACTATGACACAATTGCCCAAGAATGGCGCTCATTAGATAGTTACAATTCATCAGTTGAATCCACAGCTCAGGGACTGGAAAATGGGCATGCTTCTACCGGTTCTCTTTTGTATACCGATAATAGTTTGTATCCAGAATACAGTCAAGCTGGCAGTTACGGCTCACAGGACATTGGTGGCCAAGCAGCTGGGGATAGTAGCTGGAGTGTTTCGTATGGTGTTAACCATCAGCAGGGTTGGGATCCATACAAAACTGAGAATGCTAATAGAAGTGGGGATCATGTACCATCTGTTGGAAACAAGCAATTTGATCATTCTTATGGCTCAAATGCTTCTGTAAACAAAGATCAACAGAGTACTTCTAGTTCATTTGGATCTGTTCCTTTGTACAATAAAGTAAATCGCAATCATCATCGGTCTGGTAGTTTTGAACCTCAAAGCTTTGCCCCTACTGCAGATCTTGCTCAACATTTAAATTGTTCTAATACAATGTTTGATGAGCACAAAAGTTTCTCAAGTGATTATGCTGAAAGTCAGAAATCCTTTAGTTATGCACAGCAATCATATCAGGGTGGGCATCAATATTCTTATGCCCCTCATGCAGGGAGATCGTCAGCTGGACGTCCTCCTCATGCCTTGGTAACCTTTGGATTTGGTGGAAAACTTGTTGTAATGAAGGGTTCTAGTCTCTCGAGCTCATCATATGGTAGCCAGGTTAATTCTTGATTCTCTCTAAAAGATTTTGATATATGCTTCAACCTTCATTGTCTCTACGATGATTAACTTTGTATTAGTTTTTATCTGCAGGATACTGCTGGAAAAGGCTCAATTTCTGTGTTGAACGTGATGGAAGTTGTCACAGGAAGCAGGGATTCTTCCAGCGTTGGTAGCAGCAGTGATTATTTTCATGCGTTGACCCAGCAATCTTTCCCAGGCCCTTTGGTTGGTGGCAGTGTAGGAAGTAAAGATTTGTACAAATGGATAGATGAGCGGGTTGCACGCTGTGGATCATCTGACATGGATTATAAGAAAGGCGAAAGATTGAGACTCCTTCTCTCCTTGCTTAAAATAGCGTGTCAACATTATGGGAAACTACGTTCGCCATTTGGTTCGGACAATAAACAGAAAGTAAGTTAGATTTATATCCTGTAATTATATTGTTTCCTTTATCTGTCATCATTCCTTGAATTCTCCATACCTTTGAGAGCTGTAGATTGACAAGGAAAAGGATTTTGGTGGATGTGGACATGTGGTATGTACTCTACCTTAGCAATGAGAAGGGACAGTTTTATGGGTTTATTGGGAGCAAAAATAAGGCCCTGAACATATTTAGACACACTGCAAAACATCAGTTGGTGATTAATTTTGTTGCTATAACTTTCTTCAAACCCCAACTCTGTAATATTTTTGGTTGATATCTGGAAGTTATTGCCAATTGccatattatcttcttttttattttttttttcattatccaaaaaaaatattccTAGAAGTTATGAcgtatgattatttttttaatttatcatgcCCCTTTATTATATAAATTCACTGTCATATTACTGCCCTAATACTGTTCGCCTCAGGAAAAAGTTCCGGATTTGGTAACTTATTGGGATTGAATGTAGGAAAATGATACTCCTGAGTCAGCCGTTGCAAAACTATTTGCATCTGCTAAGACGAGTGGCCAGGAGTTCACTCAATATGGTGTGCTGAGACACTGCCTGCAAAATTTGCCTTCTGAAGGACAAATGCGGGTGTGTATTAAATCCTGACCGCTGTCCCTTCCTTTCCAGATTGTTGAACTTATATTCATTAATTCGTTTTGATTTTGATCTAGGCTACGGCTTGTGAGGTACAAAATCTTCTTGTATCTGGCAGAAGGAAGGAGGCTTTGCAATGTGCACAGGAAGGTCAATTGTGGGGTCCTGCACTTGTCATTGCTTCACAACTTGGTGAACAGGTCAGCTGCAAATTTTCACTAATTATATACTGGACTGAAGTAGTGATCCTGAATTGCTGAGCTAGACAGTCTTTATGTCCTAAAGTCCTTTTTCATGCTGCCTTTTTATGGGAATGAATTTGGTACATGATTGCAATGCAGTTGTATGTTGATACTGTAAAGCAAATGGCACTTCGACAACTGGTTGCAGGTTCACCTCTGCGAACGTTATGCCTTCTAATTGCTGGACAACCTGCTGAAGTTTTCTCTTCTGACAGCTCAACTGGGGGGGATCCCAGTGCCTTTAATATGCCTGAGCAGTCTGCACAGGTGATCTCAATAGGATAATACTATAAGCCATACATTGGCTTATGTAATTTCAGATGTCTTTCTTACTTCCAGGTTCCAGTAGTTGCAAAGGTTATTGGTTTCTGTTTGATTTGGAGAGTTTGTTATTGTCGCCTTAAATTTTCAGCTAGGATCTAATGCCATGCTTGATGATTGGGAGGAAAATCTGGCTGTAATAACTGCAAACAGAACCAAAGATGATGAACTTGTAATTGTTCATTTAGGCGATTGCTTGTGGAAGGAGAGAAGTGAGGTATACTTTTtctaaatttctattttattttgtttgatgacttttctttttttttttaagaaaaaagagtTCAGTTTCTTTTTTGATTTGATACTTGTATTTTAGATCACTGCTGCACACATCTGCTATTTAGTTGCTGAAGCAAGCTTTGAGTCATATTCAGACACTGCAAGGCTCTGTCTTTTAGGGGCAGATCACTGGAAGTTTCCTCGAACTTATGCTAGTCCAGAAGCTATCCAGGTTCACTGAAAGTACTTGAGCTCTTAATTTGGTTTTTTCCACAAATTTCGGTTTCCCTATTGCATGTACATGTTTTAAGTACTTTCTCATAGATTTGGCTTGTGTAAAGTGCATGGGGGTCCTTTGGGAATCTAAGTTTTGAAATTGGGTCTTCCATGTTCTCCCATCCTAGGTTTATCAACAAATAATTGTGACATACATAAGCGACCTCGACATGTAACTCATAATATTTTATGCAGTATGATTAATATTTTGCAAGTTGCGTTGCTGAAACTGCTCAAAACATAACTTCTGTAATGGTTACTTGAACAGAGGACTGAGTTATATGAATATTCAAAGGTGATTGGGAACTCTCAGTTTATTTTGCTTCCATTTCAGCCATATAAGCTTATATATGCCTATATGCTTGCTGAAGTGGGAAAGGTTTCAGATTCATTGAAGTAAGTGCATTTTATATAATTGTGATTTAGGCGCTATGTAGTCTTCCTGAACTAATAATCATTGTAATACAACATCAGGTACTGTCAAGCAGCACTGAAGTCCTTGAAAACTGGCCGCAATCCAGAAGTAGAAATATGGAAACAATTGGTATTGTCTCTTGAAGAGAGGATTAGAACCCATCAACAGGTACTTCCTAGTCCTTGATTGAATCTTCATTATTTTGATAGTCTTGGTTATTACTTATTAGCATCTCCCATAACACATTTAACAATATCTATTCAGGGTGGATATGCTGCAAATTTGGCTCCTGCTAAATTAGTGGGCAAATTGCTAAACTTTTTTGATAGTACTGCACATAAAGTTGTTGGTGGTTTGCCCCCACCTGCTCCATCATC is a window from the Arachis hypogaea cultivar Tifrunner chromosome 1, arahy.Tifrunner.gnm2.J5K5, whole genome shotgun sequence genome containing:
- the LOC112802667 gene encoding protein transport protein SEC16A homolog; the encoded protein is MASYPPFHLEDQTDEDFFDKLVEDDDVDEAPVEPSAGDVRNDSDDSVKAFANLAIDDARADAAFENSGVCKSGIELKRKDDGNKSDVETVKGNYQKEGDVVKSGIELKTAHDANKSNAGTVKGNYQKGGGVGKDEIELKRECDADKSNVETVKGNYQKVGSLVPSSEVTADPGNHEMGWGVTKDLSVGKGNGATSLGIKEVDWNAFYTNSGGGEGYSEFFSDFGNQSGGDFAGKAYGDSNDEVKQDNGIQCDGQYQEGQGYDASLENSTSGQDVQDWENLYPGWKYDYNTGQWYQVDDVTAVTQGSSDANSAVAAGWAAASDATAEVSYMQQTSQSVSGTLAETGTESVSSWNQVLQGNSGYPEHMYLDPQYPGWYYDTIAQEWRSLDSYNSSVESTAQGLENGHASTGSLLYTDNSLYPEYSQAGSYGSQDIGGQAAGDSSWSVSYGVNHQQGWDPYKTENANRSGDHVPSVGNKQFDHSYGSNASVNKDQQSTSSSFGSVPLYNKVNRNHHRSGSFEPQSFAPTADLAQHLNCSNTMFDEHKSFSSDYAESQKSFSYAQQSYQGGHQYSYAPHAGRSSAGRPPHALVTFGFGGKLVVMKGSSLSSSSYGSQDTAGKGSISVLNVMEVVTGSRDSSSVGSSSDYFHALTQQSFPGPLVGGSVGSKDLYKWIDERVARCGSSDMDYKKGERLRLLLSLLKIACQHYGKLRSPFGSDNKQKENDTPESAVAKLFASAKTSGQEFTQYGVLRHCLQNLPSEGQMRATACEVQNLLVSGRRKEALQCAQEGQLWGPALVIASQLGEQLYVDTVKQMALRQLVAGSPLRTLCLLIAGQPAEVFSSDSSTGGDPSAFNMPEQSAQLGSNAMLDDWEENLAVITANRTKDDELVIVHLGDCLWKERSEITAAHICYLVAEASFESYSDTARLCLLGADHWKFPRTYASPEAIQRTELYEYSKVIGNSQFILLPFQPYKLIYAYMLAEVGKVSDSLKYCQAALKSLKTGRNPEVEIWKQLVLSLEERIRTHQQGGYAANLAPAKLVGKLLNFFDSTAHKVVGGLPPPAPSSSQGTFHGNEQHHYSVAHRVSSSQSTMAMSSLVPSASMEPISEWTTDSNRMTMSNRSVSEPDFGRSPRQETSSDSQGEAVSGGTSRFSRFGFGSQLLQKTMGLVLRPRSGKQAKLGEKNKFYYDEKLKRWVEEGAEPPAEETALPPPPTTAVLQNGSTEYNLKSALKTEASSVNGGSDSIHSSPELTPGMPPIPPSTNQFSARSRMGVRSRYVDTFNQGGGSSANFFQTSPITSPKPALAASAKFFIPSPVPSLNDQTMTGIAESNQGDSFGNENPATSPRSDRPQPLSPKPPLPPQRISSMGHISNQLAMTNGGNPSFLQRRTASWDAGAGNSFSPRKKGNNRPLGEVLGMPPSTFMPNEYNSPRSMPTSPLPKNGSGSFGDLQDVEL